Part of the Gemmatimonadota bacterium genome, GGTCACGTCGAAACCCAGTGTCGCGGCCGTCAGCCAGGCCCTGGCGGAGCGGAGCGCCCGGTCGCTGTTGACTACGTTTGCCCGGGCCTCGATCACGTCCCTGTAGGTCTGTTCCACCTGCAGTTCAATCGCGTTCAAGGCCTGCGATTCCCTGCTCGCCAGAGACTCCAACTCCGCCTTCCGGGCCAGGTACTTGGCGCGGGTCAGGCCGAAATTGAAGTTCTGCCGCAACGTGATCACCGCGCCGCCGCGAATGAAATTGAACTCGTCCCTGAGAAACGGATTGTCGAGTTCCGGCCTGTGGGGCGCGATACCCCACTGGAGCGACCCCGCCAGGGCGATCTGGGGGTAGAAGTCGCTCTTGGCCACCTTCAGCAGCGCCCGGCGCGCCAGCACCCCCGCCCTGAGCTGCCGGATGTCGTGCCGCCGGCTCTTCGCCTGTTCGATGTAAACGTGCAGTCCCTCGAGCTTTGCCGGATCGGTCCCGGCGGCCACGTAGACGATATCGAAATCGCTGGAGCGATCGATTCCGAGGAGGGCCATCAGCGCCGCCTTCCCCATTTCGATCGACTTCTCGGCACGCGCACGGCTCTGTTGCACTTCGAATTCGAAGACGTCGATTTTCAGGAGGTCGTTCTGGCCTACATCTTCTGAATCCTCCTCGATCATCTCGTTTACGCGCTGTCTGGCTTCCCGCACTTTCTCTTCGCTTTCCAGGATGATCTCTCTGAGCTCCCTGGCCAGCACCAGACCGTAGAACAGCTTCTTAACCTGTAGCACCACGTCGCTTTTCTTCGATTCCAAGGCCGCCTCGCCCGCTTCGAGACCGAAACCGGCCGCCTTCTTCGCATTGCCGAGTTTTCCGAAGGTATACAGCGGCTGGACCAGTTCGATGTGTGTACGGGAGAAAACGCCCAGATCGGAGAGATCGCTCCGGATAGTCTCGATCTGTTCCGTATCGCCTTTTATTCCAGG contains:
- a CDS encoding TolC family protein, with the protein product MFRLLTHLLATLLITGPVIAQGPPRTVQAVRMTLEQCVDRALMVSPDIEQAVLAVEGLEARLSEARFAGIMPQLQWTNIFGPAPGIKGDTEQIETIRSDLSDLGVFSRTHIELVQPLYTFGKLGNAKKAAGFGLEAGEAALESKKSDVVLQVKKLFYGLVLARELREIILESEEKVREARQRVNEMIEEDSEDVGQNDLLKIDVFEFEVQQSRARAEKSIEMGKAALMALLGIDRSSDFDIVYVAAGTDPAKLEGLHVYIEQAKSRRHDIRQLRAGVLARRALLKVAKSDFYPQIALAGSLQWGIAPHRPELDNPFLRDEFNFIRGGAVITLRQNFNFGLTRAKYLARKAELESLASRESQALNAIELQVEQTYRDVIEARANVVNSDRALRSARAWLTAATLGFDVTGDSSELLDAYTAHAKMQHAYRQSLFEYRVSLAELDHVTGNGVSNTQR